The Lycium barbarum isolate Lr01 chromosome 12, ASM1917538v2, whole genome shotgun sequence genome includes a region encoding these proteins:
- the LOC132623906 gene encoding receptor-like protein 44, with protein MGSSIIWSNLVLLLVILFPFCTPDPNDEMCLTHLSQSLQDPLKNLQNWTKSSFSKPCDGFTSYLQGATCNNGRIYKLSLPNLSLKGTISPYLSNCTNLQALDLSSNSISGPIPIELQFLVNLAVLNLSANQLSGPIPEQLAICAYLNVIDLHDNQLNGLIPQQLGLLVRLSVFDVSNNRLSGPIPGSLGNRSGNLPRFNASSFYGNKDLYGYPLPPKKSNGLSILAIVGIGLGSGLMSLVLSFTAVCIWLRVTEEKLDTEEGKISQLMPDY; from the coding sequence ATGGGTAGTAGTATTATTTGGAGCAACCTAGTTCTGCTCCTTGTTATTCTTTTCCCTTTTTGTACACCAGATCCAAACGATGAGATGTGCTTAACCCATCTAAGTCAATCTTTACAAGACCCTTTAAAGAATCTTCAAAACTGGACTAAATCTTCCTTTTCAAAACCTTGTGATGGGTTCACTTCATATCTACAAGGTGCAACTTGTAACAATGGTCGCATCTACAAACTATCTCTTCCAAATCTTTCCCTTAAAGGTACCATTTCTCCTTATCTTTCTAATTGCACTAATCTCCAAGCCCTTGACCTATCATCCAACTCAATATCAGGCCCAATACCAATAGAACTCCAGTTCCTTGTCAATCTAGCTGTCCTTAATCTCTCAGCTAATCAACTTTCAGGCCCAATACCTGAACAGCTAGCCATTTGTGCTTACCTGAATGTAATTGATCTTCATGATAATCAGCTTAATGGGCTTATTCCTCAGCAACTAGGCCTTCTTGTTAGGCTATCTGTTTTTGACGTATCGAATAATAGATTATCGGGTCCAATACCCGGTTCATTGGGTAATCGGAGCGGTAACTTGCCCCGATTTAATGCTAGTTCATTTTATGGGAATAAGGATCTTTATGGGTACCCATTGCCACCTAAAAAGAGTAATGGGTTATCCATTTTGGCTATTGTAGGGATCGGATTAGGAAGTGGGTTAATGAGTTTAGTCTTAAGTTTTACTGCTGTGTGTATTTGGTTAAGAGTTACTGAGGAAAAATTGGATACTGAAGAAGGAAAAATCAGTCAATTAATGCCTGATTATTGA